The following proteins are encoded in a genomic region of Syntrophorhabdales bacterium:
- a CDS encoding PAS domain S-box protein has product MKTDRVEPALQALAPIVVTVLGLFAISLHEVLEGILFPSFFGWLASPLSVLVSLTVAALAAYFAVPLLLKEAAGHKMAALQLGRHKSEEVCRPAEGEDTHRMIVENMFVATMIVEENGRIFFVNREFEKLSGFSRKEIEGIKSAAEFIPQEWHDKLWTYHKARRKDEVSVPKTYKTQLIERSGAVRDVLFCVKMVAGTKRSVVSVIDIAEFKRTEAALVESEERYRTAIECSNDAITISQGDFRVYANQKFLEMFGYERLDEVIGQPIYPVIHPDERDRMAEIDRRRQGGEPAPSRYEFKGVKKDGSNIYVEVSVAGITYRGEPATLNYLRDITERRLAEEQIKTSLKEKEVLLKEVHHRVKNNLQVVSSLLFLQSQTVKDEETRRILEESRNRVKSMAFIHKQLYQSTNVAQIDFSPYVRNLARNLLDSYRTNGKGITLDVHVEDVFLALDTAIPCGLIINELVSNALKHAFLNGVEGHITVDLHRMAGKNVLIVSDNGVGLPGEIDVLNAETLGLQLVSALAMQIEGRLELIRDKGTVFKITF; this is encoded by the coding sequence ATGAAAACAGATCGAGTTGAACCTGCCCTCCAGGCGCTAGCTCCTATTGTCGTCACAGTCCTGGGCCTTTTCGCGATTTCCCTGCACGAGGTCCTCGAAGGGATACTCTTTCCCTCCTTCTTCGGCTGGCTTGCCTCTCCTCTTTCCGTTCTTGTCAGTCTCACGGTTGCCGCGCTTGCCGCCTATTTCGCGGTGCCGTTGTTGCTCAAAGAGGCTGCCGGGCACAAAATGGCTGCCCTTCAGTTGGGCCGCCACAAGTCCGAAGAAGTATGCCGTCCGGCTGAAGGCGAGGATACGCACAGGATGATCGTTGAAAACATGTTTGTCGCGACTATGATTGTGGAGGAAAACGGAAGAATATTTTTTGTCAACCGCGAGTTTGAAAAGCTGTCAGGTTTCTCCAGAAAAGAAATTGAAGGGATCAAGAGCGCCGCCGAATTCATTCCTCAGGAATGGCATGACAAGCTGTGGACGTACCACAAGGCTCGCAGAAAGGATGAGGTGAGCGTACCCAAGACCTACAAGACTCAGTTGATCGAGAGGAGCGGCGCAGTGAGAGATGTATTATTCTGCGTCAAAATGGTAGCAGGCACAAAAAGGAGTGTTGTATCGGTCATCGATATTGCCGAGTTTAAGAGGACCGAGGCGGCACTCGTGGAATCTGAAGAGCGTTATCGTACCGCCATCGAATGTTCCAACGATGCGATTACCATAAGCCAGGGCGATTTTCGCGTCTATGCCAACCAGAAATTTCTCGAGATGTTCGGCTACGAACGGCTTGACGAAGTGATAGGGCAGCCCATCTACCCGGTGATCCACCCTGACGAACGGGATCGTATGGCGGAGATTGACAGGCGGAGGCAGGGCGGGGAGCCGGCGCCCTCGCGCTATGAGTTCAAAGGTGTCAAGAAGGACGGATCCAACATATATGTCGAAGTGTCGGTCGCCGGCATAACGTATCGGGGAGAACCGGCCACTCTCAACTACCTGCGTGATATTACCGAGCGAAGGTTAGCCGAAGAGCAGATCAAGACATCACTCAAGGAGAAGGAAGTGCTTCTGAAGGAGGTTCACCACCGGGTCAAGAATAACCTTCAGGTAGTTTCCAGCCTGCTCTTTCTTCAGTCGCAGACAGTTAAGGATGAGGAGACACGCCGGATCCTGGAAGAGAGCCGCAATCGCGTGAAGTCGATGGCCTTCATCCACAAGCAGCTCTACCAGTCTACGAACGTAGCTCAGATAGATTTCTCACCCTATGTGCGGAATCTCGCGAGAAACCTGCTCGATTCGTACAGGACAAACGGAAAGGGCATCACGCTCGATGTGCACGTGGAAGACGTCTTTCTCGCCCTGGATACGGCTATCCCGTGCGGCCTCATCATTAACGAGCTTGTTTCAAATGCCTTGAAACATGCTTTCCTGAACGGGGTCGAAGGACACATTACCGTCGATCTTCACAGAATGGCGGGCAAGAACGTGCTGATCGTAAGCGACAACGGGGTAGGTCTGCCGGGGGAGATAGACGTGCTCAATGCAGAAACCCTTGGGCTTCAGCTGGTATCAGCCC